One segment of Gordonia terrae DNA contains the following:
- a CDS encoding MCE family protein → MVAVLLALIIGASASFLGAFKGTQQVTLVAPRAGLVMNPDAKVKLRGVEVGRVAEISERGGDAILTLDIADGDMSRIPANVAADIKSNTIFGAKAVNFVVPGEPEGTLTAGAEIPADRVVVELNTVYQQLVSVLAQLQPEKLNATLGAINTALQGQGEEIGDALEQLTMLLGKTNPHLPALNRLFREGATVTNVYADSMPDLLRTVDNFTVVGNTLVDNTSNLDALLINATGMANTIDGVIAPSKKTLIGALSDLDPIAALLGYNAPGIKCFLTAGAIASEVAAPFLGERNGMLMLDAGLLPGKDPYAYPYDLPRVGVEGPPTCQGGLSDPATKVPAPFYVGDNAPQPYQPRTKPKANSQKLFQILFGEPPRG, encoded by the coding sequence ATGGTCGCGGTGCTGCTGGCGCTGATCATCGGGGCGAGCGCATCATTCCTCGGTGCCTTCAAGGGCACCCAGCAGGTCACCCTGGTCGCCCCCCGCGCCGGACTGGTGATGAACCCCGACGCCAAGGTGAAACTGCGCGGCGTCGAGGTGGGACGGGTCGCCGAGATCTCCGAGCGCGGCGGCGATGCGATCCTGACCCTCGACATCGCCGACGGCGACATGTCCAGGATCCCCGCCAATGTGGCCGCGGACATCAAGTCGAACACCATCTTCGGCGCCAAGGCGGTCAACTTCGTGGTGCCCGGAGAGCCGGAGGGCACACTCACCGCAGGAGCGGAGATCCCCGCCGACCGGGTGGTCGTCGAGCTGAACACCGTCTATCAGCAACTCGTCTCGGTGCTCGCGCAACTGCAGCCGGAGAAACTCAACGCGACCCTCGGTGCGATCAACACGGCGCTGCAGGGTCAGGGCGAGGAGATCGGCGACGCCCTCGAGCAACTGACCATGCTGCTGGGCAAGACCAATCCGCATCTGCCCGCCCTGAACCGACTCTTCCGGGAGGGCGCGACCGTCACCAACGTCTACGCGGATTCGATGCCCGATCTCCTGCGCACCGTCGACAACTTCACCGTTGTCGGGAACACGTTGGTGGACAACACGTCCAACCTCGACGCACTGCTCATCAACGCCACCGGGATGGCCAACACCATCGATGGGGTCATCGCCCCCTCGAAGAAGACGCTCATCGGAGCGCTGTCGGATCTCGATCCCATCGCGGCGCTCCTGGGATACAACGCCCCGGGGATCAAGTGCTTCCTCACCGCGGGCGCGATCGCCTCCGAGGTCGCGGCGCCGTTCCTCGGTGAACGCAACGGCATGCTGATGCTCGACGCGGGCCTGCTGCCCGGCAAGGATCCCTACGCCTACCCCTATGACCTGCCGCGGGTCGGGGTCGAGGGACCGCCGACGTGCCAGGGCGGGCTCAGTGATCCCGCAACCAAGGTGCCGGCACCGTTCTACGTCGGCGACAACGCACCCCAGCCCTACCAGCCCAGGACCAAGCCGAAGGC